A segment of the Candida albicans SC5314 chromosome 2, complete sequence genome:
TCTATATTAGTTTTAACTAATGCAGTATCATTACTGTTAGTTGTAGTGGTCTTGACTAACTGGGATTTTCCATTtgcatcttcttcttcttcttcatcttgcagatattcattatcattaattgatgGTGGTTGTGCTGCCGCAAATAAATCATCTtgattttcatcatcatcatcattatcgGATGAATCTAATGAATCTCCTATATAATTACCAAATTCATCATataaatcttcatcatccattttaaatatatatatatatatgtgtgtgtTAAAAGTTTTTAAAGATTAAATAGAAGTTGATTGTTTGGGAAGGGGGAAGGAAAGTtgtattaattttttcttcttcttcttcttttctcaTCTTTGggttttttgtttggttgggttttggttttggtttattcaaatattttcaatttcatcatctcAAAGTTTACACAccatctttttctttggtgtAATTGATAACCCCCAAATTGAATAACTTCTTGATATACTTAACTTACACGTTTCttattaattcaataaaaaagGGACTTAATGAAAGTATTTgtaattaatatatatatatatgtatgtatttttatttatttatatagtacaatttgaaaataagaaaaacaTCTTCCCCccaaaagaagagaaatttttcaaataagaAAAGCATCttcaatctttttttgtttatttaaataaaatgataGTGGTGGTTATGGttatatttgatgatttatgACAAGGTTTGATATTTTCTTAATTCAGTTAATAAAGTTTGTAATTGTACATCTGATACTTTATTTTGTAAACTTGGTATTAAAGATTTTGCTTCTTCTGGATCTTCACATTCTAATGTACCTAATTGAGCCAATTCAAATGGATGTAAAGGTTCATTACAATGTTCActaaaatcatttaataatttttcaacagtTTCACAACTTGATCGATTTTTAAATCTAGCAAAATTagttaaaaaatttaatgttttatgaacaatttcatttgaatttggtcCTGCTAATTCcatatttgatatttcatcttctttcatatcttcttcatcttcatcatcgtcatcgtcatcgtcgtcgtcgtcgtcatcaTTGTCGTCGTTGTTACCTTTATTTTGTCTATCTCCATTTATGtctttatcattattattacttaTATTATTTCCATCAATATTGCTATCTCCATCACCTCCATTAATATCACCCACATTAGTATTATGATTCCCATTCAAACGATTTTTGTTACCACTATTActaatactactactattattattattacctCCCTTTTTTctggttttatttttatttttattatgttttctttcttttaatgCTGCTCGAATTAATAATCTTGCTTCGGATAAATTTAATgcaattaattgttgttcttcTCCATCATTTGtgatttgatttagttGGAATTCTGGTCCTAATTTTAATACGGCAgaattttcttcatcatcaatgtTTTGTGTTGttacttttcttcttcttacTCCTAAAGCACTAGTTGATACATTCATAATGATAGGTTGCTAGTAAGTATGAtaatgtgtgtgtgtatatatatatatatatatatgtttCTATAATGgttttaaaaatgatagtattaataaatgatttattgttttcgTCCAAATGTAGATTGTAATTAGATTGATAATTATTgggtttttattttgatcaataattttttttttttttaaataatgttgttgattatatGTACAGATTTAATTGAAGGTGTAGTCTTTTCTGAAaactaatgataatgataatgataatgataatgattattCTCTATTATAAAACAATGTAGTGATAATCTATTCCAATTCAATAGCAAGATGTAGATATTATTGAGGGTTAGTTAAATGGTTAAATGGTTGAATGGTTGACACTTTGTTGATTTCCAgtgttcttcttctgaaAGAGttgaagattttttttcttttttttttttgggaaaATTTACAATTCTACACGACCATTCTTTTAATTGTCAAGTTGATAtaccaattcaattcattattattatgacTATTCCTATTCCTATTATTCATATTCCTATTCTTATTCCTATTCCTATTAAGAAAATTATATGATGCTATATAAACCATATTCAGTTCTtaacaaaaaacaagattGTTacataaacaaaattaattaaaaagtATCATTAAAGAGTATAAAACTTAATACTGGTCAACCTCCCCCTCCCTCCACATTGttattcttattcttattcttaTAAATCAGTGGTATTaacatcaataataaatggaTGTTTTAAAGCTTCTTGAGGTGTTAATCTTTCTAATGGATTTAAATTGAGTACTTTAgttaaaaaatcaattaataataatcgaTCATgatattctttttcaatcattgaatttgtcattttttttgaaggtaatttataattaataataatatcttttaataatttatgtttaaaataatttttatttggttgttcctttttataattattatgatgatgattactactactactactattagtattgttgttggttgtaGATGTAGCACcttcttgtttttgtcGTTTATATTCTaaaaattgacaatattcatcaaatgatttaaGTTCATAAATTGGTTTTGTTTCtgaagtattattattattgttgttgatggtggtggtggtggtgttgactttctttttaaagaaattgaatgaatttttcCCAACTTCAATCATATGTCTTGGTGGAGGACCCAacatatcaacaattttaaaaatttgattatattcTGAAGTTCCAGGAAACATTGGTAAACCTAAAAATAATTCCCCCACGATACAACCTAATGACCAcatatcaattgattcagtATAAGGTAAACCTAATATTACTTCTGGTGATCGATAAAATCTTGATTGAATATAAGTATATATAGTATTTCTTGTGAAACAAGCACtaccaaaatcaatgaCTTTTATATTGGGTTTATCGGGTTGACATAATAAGATATTTTCTGGTTTTAAATCACAATGAAtcatttggaaatttttcaattgagcCATTGAATCTAACAATTGTTtagttaataatttaactaATTTCATATTAAGAccttgaaattgattttgtttaattaattcataTAAATTCGATGCCAAGATTTCAAATACTAAACAAAGATGTTCTTTATGCATAAATGTATCCAATAATCgaatgaaatttttcccATCACTATTAGcatttaaaaattctaATAATCGAACTTCAGTTAATGATTGATTCATATATGCTGGTTTCGATTTGATCACTTTAACAGCACAAACAGTTTGATTATTAAGATTTTGACATTTAACTACTTGTCCAAATGTACCTGAACCTAATAAATCTAATACCATATATTTTTTCCCTTCTTCACTTCCTAATACATCATTAAcatataaaatataatcactatcttcattatcatacccattattatatttagGTTCCAGTGGTTTAGTTAATACTCGTTTAGGATTAGTTGATTTCGAATATTGGAATTTTCTTGGTTGACATAAACTATATGATTCTGTTAAATATATCGATAAGGCATTGACTGGTGATatatgaattgaatttatagAACATCGTCTATATTTAGGTTGTTGATGGAATTTAGGCGTTAAatccaatttattatatattttcCTTGCCTTGGGTGCAGGGTTCTTATGTTTAGTtattctttgattttgtaatgcttgttgatattgttgatattgaacAATCAGAGCTGATCTTCCCAATCTAGCTGGTGGAAGATAATATGCCGCTGCcgcagcagcagcagcagcagcagcagtagACTGATCTTgaacttgttgttgttgttgttgacgaTAATAATTGGGTAATACCCCTACAGATGATCTTCTATTGGCATTTACCAGTGGACCCAAATTAGGATTATTAAGATATTGAGTACCAGCAATTCCAGCAGGACCAGAAGGATAAGCATTAAGTTGTTGATTGAATCCATATGGATTATAATGAGTTCCATCTACAGCAGCCGACATTCTTCGGTCATTACTACCCAAAGTAACTTCTTGAGTGGCAAAATAATGATTAAATGGATTATCAGCACGAGTTGGTGGATGTATATATGGTGGTacattagtattattatcattgttattattgttgccATTGCcattgctgctgctgttgttgttactactactattactactactttcATGTTCATAAGTTATTGGTAAATTATTTGTAAATGATAATCGTTTATTTAGTAATGGaggttgatgttgttgtaataatGGTATTTGATGTGATTTAGTCGGTGATTGagataatgaagatgatgcagatgatgaagatgataacATATTAGGGGTagaattttgttgttgagaaAACCAAGGGTTACGGAATCCaggaatttgattttgttttaattgtGACAGGAATTGAGAatctgatgatgataaaatatCTTGGCCATTAGGATGATTAGGTGATAAATGTTGCTGCAGgtgctgttgttgttgttggtggtggtatgCACCACTAGAAGTAAGTTGAGTtggtggaggtggtggtggaggtAAATGCCAATTTCCTCCTATAGAATTGTGTCgattaaaattataattataattagaactgttgttattgttattatatGCCATTATGTATAAATTTGTCGGTGATACTGTGATACTTTGTGTGGTTACAATGGTTGGTcttatatattattaatggTATGTGATCTCTTGCGTTTTGTTTGAACTTGAGGGAAAAAGGGGGAGGATcagaatttttaaaaaatgggtaaaatgaataaatacTATTAAAATAAGCTAGATAATTGAAACCCTTTCAATTGTATTGAGTAGtataccaataataataataataataatgatttataaaatgataagattgaaattgaaattgaatataagAAACCTGTTGTGAATgtgttgtagttgtagttgtagttgtagttgtagttgtagtgGTGATTGTAATTTGTGTTTGTATGtgaacaaattgaacaaaaaaaaatttgtgtAGTCTGTCtggtgtgtgtgtgtgttgataaacaaaaactacAATAAGGGCAAGAAATTTACATTTTTACACGCACACTTGTACACACTTACACACATTAACACTTTATTCTCTCCTTAATCTATTTACTACAAAGTTATACACTAATAATAAGTAAATAGATTAAGGAATAATCAAGTTAAATAGTACTGTTGTGACAGTGGTTGTATTGAAGGTGAGATAACCTATAGGTTAAAGACAACACCACccactttttctttcttaaattattattaaattatttgtgTGATGTTGAAATTATGCAAGAATCATTCAAAATCTTTCAAAGTTCCTTTTGGGGGGGGGGggcaagaaagaaagaaagaaagagaaaacggagtgattttttttttctcttttgcGTCCGCTCCCTCCTTCCCTCTCTCCCTTGCTTTCCTTTCTCTATTCTTGTCTGTTTCTTCCCGCCTCAATCATCATTCGTTATCATTCCATTCCATCCCCCATTCCGTCCCTccccaccaccacc
Coding sequences within it:
- the YAK1 gene encoding serine/threonine protein kinase (Predicted serine-threonine protein kinase; involved in hyphal growth regulation and biofilm formation; flow model biofilm induced; induced in core caspofungin response) codes for the protein MAYNNNNNSSNYNYNFNRHNSIGGNWHLPPPPPPPTQLTSSGAYHHQQQQQHSQQHLSPNHPNGQDILSSSDSQFSSQLKQNQIPGFRNPWFSQQQNSTPNMLSSSSSASSSLSQSPTKSHQIPLLQQHQPPLLNKRLSFTNNLPITYEHESSSNSSSNNNSSSNGNGNNNNNDNNTNVPPYIHPPTRADNPFNHYFATQEVTLGSNDRRMSAAVDGTHYNPYGFNQQLNAYPSGPAGIAGTQYLNNPNLGPSVNANRRSSVGVLPNYYRQQQQQQVQDQSTAAAAAAAAAAAYYLPPARLGRSASIVQYQQYQQALQNQRITKHKNPAPKARKIYNKLDLTPKFHQQPKYRRCSINSIHISPVNALSIYLTESYSLCQPRKFQYSKSTNPKRVLTKPSEPKYNNGYDNEDSDYILYVNDVLGSEEGKKYMVLDLLGSGTFGQVVKCQNLNNQTVCAVKVIKSKPAYMNQSLTEVRLLEFLNANSDGKNFIRLLDTFMHKEHLCLVFEILASNLYELIKQNQFQGLNMKLVKLLTKQLLDSMAQLKNFQMIHCDLKPENILLCQPDKPNIKVIDFGSACFTRNTIYTYIQSRFYRSPEVILGLPYTESIDMWSLGCIVGELFLGLPMFPGTSEYNQIFKIVDMLGPPPRHMIEVGKNSFNFFKKKVNTTTTTINNNNNNTSETKPIYELKSFDEYCQFLEYKRQKQEGATSTTNNNTNSSSSSNHHHNNYKKEQPNKNYFKHKLLKDIIINYKLPSKKMTNSMIEKEYHDRLLLIDFLTKVLNLNPLERLTPQEALKHPFIIDVNTTDL
- a CDS encoding uncharacterized protein (Protein of unknown function; transcript detected on high-resolution tiling arrays), with amino-acid sequence MLKLCKNHSKSFKVPFGGGGQERKKERENGVIFFFSFASAPSFPLSLAFLSLFLSVSSRLNHHSLSFHSIPHSVPPHHHHHHLPPRSYFDSFPPFQPLSLSLSFSLTPCIFFYCFPLNYGNQSKLRGLLLKALEFDYYNHIYKGW
- the RPB4 gene encoding DNA-directed RNA polymerase II subunit (Protein similar to S. cerevisiae Rpb4p, which is a component of RNA polymerase II; transposon mutation affects filamentous growth) gives rise to the protein MNVSTSALGVRRRKVTTQNIDDEENSAVLKLGPEFQLNQITNDGEEQQLIALNLSEARLLIRAALKERKHNKNKNKTRKKGGNNNNSSSISNSGNKNRLNGNHNTNVGDINGGDGDSNIDGNNISNNNDKDINGDRQNKGNNDDNDDDDDDDDDDDDEDEEDMKEDEISNMELAGPNSNEIVHKTLNFLTNFARFKNRSSCETVEKLLNDFSEHCNEPLHPFELAQLGTLECEDPEEAKSLIPSLQNKVSDVQLQTLLTELRKYQTLS